A window from Rana temporaria chromosome 8, aRanTem1.1, whole genome shotgun sequence encodes these proteins:
- the LOC120909382 gene encoding zinc finger protein 189-like encodes MRMEKDRNQMTDRILNITLEIIYLLTGEDYVPSKKTGDDAAPSSSHPPVSEGSSRSQSPSTESPAPSLTPERDDKKILQLTNKIIELLTGEVPVRCEDVAVYLSMEEWEYFEGHKDLYTEAMMKGHQPRAPQDDLNPKGSAVFHPTFQSIRGIRGIVPRPIPRTEYLTIYNPSEKPGRSVSTESDDSSSCDDDDDEDEDDYDEDLHNAELYIQAQYTSSNAQAPESDSSDDEDVIYISTEHTQTKRPMFYRREEPVSRQEMNLQHLYIPRALGYRPNPIRQPPKTIINNAPKMSAMLMRHNALNRAIHIKPAPTPSLQAMPMPRRLYNCSECSKLFPTNADLMRHQRLHKKKKLTCNQCGKIFPYKSHLVRHQSVHTGERAFVCSECGENFICKSHLVTHLRIHTREKPLVCQDCGKHFSCNSALITHRRIHTGEKPFVCPICGKAFAQSSNLLSHQRGHTGVKKFICRECGKSFAQKNDLNRHLKIHRGQIAFPQM; translated from the exons ATGAGGATGGAGAAAGACAGGAACCAGATGACTGATAGGATACTGAacatcaccctggagatcatctacttgctgaccggagag GATTATGTACCTTCAAAGAAGACTGGTGATGACGCGGCGCCCAGCAGTAGTCACCCCCCTGTCTCGGAGGGTTCAAGCCGGAGCCAGAGCCCCAGCACAGAATCTCCAGCTCCCTCCCTGACACCTGAGAGAGATGACAAGAAGATTCTACAACTGACCAACAAGATCATTGAGCTGCTGacgggagag gttcccgTAAGGTGTGAGGATGTCGCTGTCTACttatccatggaggagtgggaatattttgaaggacacaaggatctgtaCACTGAAGCCATGATGAAAGGCCATCAACCTCGGGCTCCACAGG ATGACTTAAATCCTAAAGGTTCTGCAGTATTCCATCCTACATTTCAGTCCATCAGGGGCATCAGAGGAATTGTCCCTAGGCCCATCCCGCGGACAGAATACCTGACAATATATAACCCAAGTGAGAAGCCAGGAAGATCCGTGAGCACCGAGTCAGATGATTCCTCTTCGTGTGATGATGACGATGACGAGGATGAGGATGACTATGACGAAGATCTCCACAACGCTGAGCTCTACATACAGGCTCAGTACACGTCTTCTAATGCCCAAGCTCCAGAGTCTGACTCAAGCGACGATGAGGATGTCATCTACATCTCCACAGAACACACTCAAACCAAACGTCCGATGTTCTATAGAAGAGAAGAACCAGTCTCTCGCCAAGAAATGAACCTTCAacacctctacatccctcgggccCTTGGCTACAGGCCAAACCCGATCCGGCAACCCCCCAAAACCATCATCAACAACGCTCCGAAAATGAgtgccatgctaatgaggcacaACGCGCTCAACCGGGCCATTCACATCAAGCCAGCTCCAACCCCATCACTCCAGGCGATGCCCATGCCCCGAAGGCTCTACAACTGTTCCGAATGTTCCAAGCTCTTCCCTACCAACGCAGATCTGATGAGACACCAGAGGCTCCATAAGAAGAAGAAGCTGACGTGCAACCAGTGTGGCAAAATCTTCCCATACAAGTCGCACTTGGTCCGCCACCAGAGCGTCCACACCGGGGAGCGGGCCTTCGTCTGCTCCGAGTGCGGCGAGAACTTCATCTGTAAGTCGCACCTGGTCACCCACCTGAGGATCCACACGCGGGAAAAGCCGCTCGTCTGCCAAGACTGCGGCAAGCACTTCTCCTGCAATTCGGCGCTCATCACCCACCGCCGAATCCACACCGGCGAGAAGCCCTTCGTCTGCCCCATATGCGGGAAGGCTTTCGCCCAGAGCTCCAACCTCCTTTCCCACCAGAGAGGCCACACCGGCGTTAAGAAATTCATCTGCAGAGAGTGCGGCAAGAGCTTCGCACAGAAAAACGACTTGAATAGACACTTGAAAATTCATAGAGGACAAATCGCATTTCCACAGATGTAG